ATGTGACTAAGCAGATCTTCGCTTCAAACTACACTAATGCTGAATCAGCAGCCAGTCATTcattcaagtaaaaaaaaaaagaacgaaaaaTGTGAGTGGATCAAAGGTAAACTTTGCAATGATTCTTCAAGATGCAGTTACTCAAGAGAAGACAGAATCTCAGAGGTGTATTTATAAACTGCGGCAGTCTTATAGTAAACCCAAAACATGatgttattttttctaaaaagaaaaCTTACACGATCTGCAGCAGCTTGAAGAGTAACGTGATCTCCCCATTCACCCGGTCTAATGACATCCAAGAATGAATCAGATAATAATTTTATCCCTCCCTGGTACAAATACAAAAGTAAGAACAAAAGATGACTCACTTTTTCATCTTCCTGCTGTAGTGTCTGTATTTCATCGGTACATATCCTTCGTATAACTTTCGTTGCTTTTTCAACTGGAGAAAAGCACATGCTAAATCAGAACAATGGAAGTATTAACTATTAAGTAGTATGCGGTCAACAAGTTTGAGATAAACCAAGTCCGCGGAGTTCACAACTAATGGGATTAGTGTTTAAAAACAACTTCAGGACATGAGGCTTGAGTgctaaagccaaaaaaaaaagtttcagagACTGAAAACGAAGTCACCAGAGAGAAAAACACAGCTTGAGGGGTGAAGAAGCAAGAGTCAATGGACAATTCAAATACATACAATTAACCATTAATCACTGGTGGCACGGACTAAATTCATCCCTGAAGTCATTGGCTATACATACAACTAAGCATGCATCCCTGGGGCACCGACTCTAAATTTGTGAACATGAAACAGAGTTGCACTGTGGTTCTGAGACAGTACCTGCTTTACGATATGCTTCCTAACATGCTTATGGTAATCTGGATTGCGGAAAAGCTGGTCTGCTAGAGCTCGGAACTGGCAAACAAGTATAACATATGAGAgcctaaaaactcaaaatcattaattaaaaaaaagaaagtgaaGAGTCCAAACAAGCTTCTGGCGTACCTGGCAATTTCCATCCCCCTCCATCTGTAGTTCAGCTAAACCATATGTGGCCAACCTGAAGAAAAATAAGAGACCATCAAATAAAACCGATTTGTTTATACACAGCTATATAGATGGAAGAAGGAAACTAATATTCCATCTAAGGCGTTTGACAAATGAATAATCTAACCAGCATCAAATGAAGATTGCAGTGAGGTATATGAAAGAAAACAAGGAAtgtcagataaaaaaaaagaaagaaagataagaACCTCACAGAGAGCAGATCATGGTCTAATGTTGCATCATTTATATCGGGTATTTGATTGTTAACACGAGGAATGTGCTGCCAAATACGAAATTccatacaataaaaaaaaaagcaaaaggtTACTCTCAAAAGTACCAGTAGGACATTCAAAGAAAAGCGACGAATAGCTAACTACCAACACATTCAAGCTTTATATATGAATGAAGTATGAgtaggtaaaaaaaaagaagaagcttatCATACAGGGATAGAATCTAAATGAGAGAGTCTCTTCCCAAGCATGCCATCTCTTCTTAAGCTCTCATCTTCAACTAATATACGTGCAATGGTCTGATCATCCTCTGTATCCGCCACACTGCTACTAAAACTGGAGTTGGAGCTCGCACTTGTACTGCCCCCTGCTCCTCCACTTGCACTTGCAAATGTATTCCTATTGCGTTCATCCATGGTGTTTGGATTccacactaaaaaaaaaaagtgtatcaAAAACATATCTTTAAGAGCTCATAAGCTTTCTTATGGATCTAAAGCCCAacccaacaaaacaaaatcccTAATCGTGAGAGACTACTAGCATCAAGTACCCAACCAAACCAAAAATCcaaatgttaaaatattgaaATCCGTAACGGAGGATGATACTTTCCCATTCTCAATCGCATCACGGACCAAAGATCACAccccaaaattcaaaaattgatcGAACAGCAAACAAAAGTTGAGAATTTTTTACCGAAAGTTGAGAAAGCTAAGGCGGAAAGTACACTAAATCCGTTGGCTCGATCAGATAAATAAGATTCTATGATTCGTCTTCTCTCAGGGCCAGGGGAGGTGAGGTAATCTTCTGATTCTTCGTGAGTGTTCCTCTCAAAGACTCGTTTTCGTCTTTCTTCGGCGGTCAAAGGATACGTCAGCCTCCTTTATTTGGCTGAGTCGTACGGTACGTGTAATCCGCGTGTGTGTCTcgtctctctacgtttttctaaTTACTtttttgctgttttttttttttttgaacttagctttcatattaaaattgcaaaagaaagaaaaagatacaAGCCATTAGCTAGTGTTTATGAGCCCATTAGCCCTCAGTTTAGGATGACACATATTTAAGAACCCGAACTTGGAAGCCCATTAACAAAAAATGAAAGGTCTTGAGCGATGATCACAGAGCGAAGATGTCGAAGTTGAGAGGAGGAGAACGGTGCCCTTGATCTTTACGCCATCCATTGCTGCATAAGCCGAGAAGTAGCCCCTGGATTTGATTCTCTGAGTGAAGAGATTCTGTCTGTCACCTGCCTTTCCAGAAGACGAGAGATTGCGTCTATGGATCGGAAAAGTTGGCGATGCAATCGGCCATTCCTCTCAGTCCAAGCCCAATAAATGCAAGCCTGCCAGCATATACGAAGAAGAATACCTGTAGGTGATCGTCTGTTTGTTGATTGTAGCTGAGCCATGACTCGATCCCAATCTCTCTCTGGCTGAAGACCACAACGCCTTGCAGCTGATCTCCACAGGTTCCACGAGAAGTTACAGTCAAAGAAGAGATGGTTGCGACTCTCAGCCGCTTGGTTACAAAGGAGACATGTAGGAGAAGTTTGAAGGCCCCAACCGAGAATCCTGTCCTTTGTTGGGCATCTATTCAAAACAAATAGCCAAGCTAGAAAGCTGTGTCTAGGAATCCCACTTTTATTCCACACAGAGTAGAA
This genomic stretch from Brassica napus cultivar Da-Ae unplaced genomic scaffold, Da-Ae ScsIHWf_2810;HRSCAF=3587, whole genome shotgun sequence harbors:
- the LOC125602344 gene encoding OVARIAN TUMOR DOMAIN-containing deubiquitinating enzyme 11-like, coding for MDERNRNTFASASGGAGGSTSASSNSSFSSSVADTEDDQTIARILVEDESLRRDGMLGKRLSHLDSIPHIPRVNNQIPDINDATLDHDLLSVRLATYGLAELQMEGDGNCQFRALADQLFRNPDYHKHVRKHIVKQLKKQRKLYEGYVPMKYRHYSRKMKKPGEWGDHVTLQAAADRFEAKICLVTSFREQSYIEILPHNKNPLREAWPSFWSEVHYNSLYSSGDVPTRQYRKKQWLF